The Endozoicomonas sp. 4G DNA segment AACCGCTTAAACAGGTTGAAGGCTTTGGTATTTTTGACTTTGTCACGACCCAGCCGTTGCCGTACTCGTTCCATATACTCAGCCTCTTCAGCCAGCGCTCTTCTCGCTGTCCGCTCGAACAGTGAGGCAATGCGCTGGTAAATCACTTCTGGCATAGCCTTCATGCCAATCTTTCTGAAACCGTTGCTGAGATGGCAGGCCAGTCTCAGCAACCGTTGCAAACGTGCGGCAAGATGGTTGCAGTCCCTATCAACAACACCCTGTAACTCTCTCAGGTGATGGGCATTGCAGAGGGCATGAAGTGCAGCATAACGGAAGTAAGCCTTATAGTGGTCATGAACTAATATTCCAGCAAAGGCCAGTAAGATGCCCATGGACTCTATGGCGGAGTGACCTCGACTGGGATCAAGGTGATACATCGTCCATTTTTCAGTACGAAGGACATGCATCCACCATAGCGCCCCGGCTACTCTCATGCCCGTTTCGTCAGCACCGGCAATGGGTTCTACCTTGAGGGCATCGGCAATAGCCTGTTCGGTGCTGGCTAACTGGTTATAAGCCTTCTCCTGGAAGGTGCAGATAGAACCCGGGCTAACCTCTAATCCGAAAATATCCATGAAGAACTGGGAAGCGCGCTTGTAAGGCACCAGCTGATACTGGCAAAGATACACGGCCAGTGCCTGAGTAACAGGCCCATACTGCACATGAGAGTCTACGCCTTCGGGGAAGCTGGCCTGCGTTACATGACCGCAGCTACACTTTTTGACCTCTGCTACATGAGCAGTTACTTCAAAGTGACCAAAACGACCGGGTTCAAACACTTGTCGTTCAACCAGCTTAACCGTTTTTTCCGAACGCAGTGAGCAACGGCATTTTTCGCAGTCAATGACAGGGTGGTAGTGGGTATGCTCTGCTTTAGCAGCTTGTCGAAGCGTAGAACCCTTGTGACCTTTCTGGCCGCCGGGCTTACGACCTGACTTCTTTCGTAAGCTTTTTGGGTTGGGTTTTTCGTCTTTTGGGTCGCTCTCCGTCGCCTCTAAAGAGTCCTTTGCTTTGGCGTTGGGTTTTGCATATCCATCCGAGGATGGAGGCTTGCTGCTGTTGCGGCTGTTGGTATTGAGTCTAGCTGAGAGTTCTTTGTTCTCCGTCTCCAGCTTTGCCCCTTGCTGGCTCAGCACGGTCACCTGCTCTTGCAGTTCATTCACAACGGCAAGGAGGGCGACAATCATCTGAAATTCGGGAGTAAGCTGACTCATAGCGGCATACGACCAGGAAACTGTACTTCAGAGTGGCACATAATCACGAAAATACCAGTCGATTACAGGGGGGCTGAATAGTTACCCGTACCAAGCCGTTGCTGTTGGTTTACAGAATTAAAGGGGGCCGGCCATTTAAAGGAGATAATCCGGCTTTTCGTACCAAGCCGTTGCTGCTGGGTTTGCCTGCTTGCATATTTGTTTGCAGACTTTTTCAGGGCTGAATAGCTGACTGCATGAAGCGTAACAAGATCCCGGGGGTTAGAGGGCAGTTGTGTCTTAACCTGATCCGGAAACAATCGAACTAAAGCACTAATACTTGATATGTGCTGGTTAACAAACAGTGTCAGGGCTCGCTCCTTTTCTGGTTCCAGCTCTTGTCTCTGTTGCATTGACAGCATCTGATGCAGTACTGAGGAAGTGTAAGTTGATTTTATGATTTCAAACACAGCTCTCTTTAGTTGAATGACTGAGTTGGATAATTTATGCATCTCCCAGGCAGCCAGTTCTGTCTCGGCATTGGCTGGCTTATTCTCCATAATGTCTAAAAACCTGGCTGTTGTCATATCGTCGAAGTCAGTTTCGCTTAGTTTTTTTGATAAAGCTTTAAAAAGATCAACCAGAGTAAAAGCCTCACCCAGCTCAAGCTTATCAACGAGCCTGCTAACGAATTCTTTTTCCTGAGCTGTCAAATTTAGCGAATTTATTTGGGGTTCCTGACGGCGACTTGCTGCCCGACCTGACCACACTGGATCAAGAGTTGGTGGTATCGAATAAGCCAGAAGAAAGTCGCTTGGTACTTTCGTTACAGGGTTCTGATAGTCCAGGAGCATAAGCCTTATCTGTATAGCCATTGAATAAAGCTCTGAAGTATTGTCACGCCTTGAAAAAAAACCGGGCACCGGATAGATAATGTTTGAATTGAGAAGTTGTATCAATTTTTCGGGGTATTCACTGAAGTACTGAAAAAGTAGTCCGGTTATATCTGTTTTATCTGCAATGTCATCATGGTTAATAAACTGCCAGAAAGACGGTGTGGCATTGGGATCTTCAGGTTCATATTCAAGCAGGTCGTGCAGGCTTAACACGTTAGAGGTTCGAGTTGTATACTGTACAGTGGATTTTTCCAGTTCGAGGAATTGATATGTTTTTTGATTGTAACCAGACCTTGCCAAGTCCTCCCTTACATGGGTGTAAAAGTTAAAATTGTCTCTGCATTTTGACCAAAAAGCAAAACTACAGTCTGAAGGAAATACCTTTTCAGCAGAACCAGAATCATGACTGCTTTTAATCAGCAGAGAGATATCCAGCAGTTTTTTTCTTACCCATTGGTAATAGTGGTAATAGGACTTTTGTTCCTCATTTCCTGCCTGAACCGGAGAGGCTGTAAATAGGAGAGTAAGTACAAGCACTTTAAATGGTTTTTTTTTTGATACACCCCTGATTAACACAGCTTTTGTTAATACTATTCATCCGTCTTTTAATAACCATACTAACATGACAACCGACATTCACCACCCCAATCAGGAATAAATCGACTGGTACGTAGACCCTAAAATAAAAATGATTGTCGACTGGCTTTCCGTGATGCCTACCACATGTTTCTCCGTCCCATCGATGACCCAAACATGAATGCCCTCAAAGCAGCTGAAAACCCATCTTCCTGTCGGATTCTGGCCGGGTTTCTTCTTCATGTCTGGAAACGTTCGACTCTGCTTTTTCAGTTCATAGCGGATTCTGTGCTGGATAGCAGCATAGACCATCAGACAAAGAGTCATGATCATTAATAGTGCTTCGATACGTTCCGGCTTTTTGAGATACAGTGAAGATACCAGAAAATCCGGACTTTTCAGGAAGCGAAAACCTCTTTCAACCTGTTGTTGTGATTTGTAGGTCTTCAACAATTCAGCAGTGTTCAGACGGTCAGTATCGGTATCATTGGTAGCCAACACAAAGCACCCCAAAGAGGCTTGTGCATCCCGCCTTGTTTGCACCGTTACTGAGCAGCAACCACTTATGTAATATTCCTGATGATCGGGTTCCGCTCCTTCAGCGGGACGACCTTTGCCTTTATAGCAGGGTTTGGAGGTGATCTGAGGTTCTGCCTGACAGAGTTCTGATTGTTTCTGCCATTGTTTAAAGGCTTCCATGGCATCAGCTTTGCACCGGAATGCCTTTTTGCTGAGCTTTTCCAACCTTTGAAATTCTTTGGTGGATTTTTTCTGCATACGCCTTGTGAGCGCTTTCTGTTCTGTCTCCTGGCTCTGCTTATTGCGATACATGACCCAGCGTTGCTTCACATCCGCATAACCAGACGACACTTCCACAGCTTCATAATGCTCAAAACCTTCGACCGCCTTCATGACGCGTGACGGTGCACTTTGCACCAGTTCTTTGCTGGCCCCAATATTGAGAGGAACCCGGGAAATAAACCACTGATCCTGCTGGTCAAGCTCCTTAACCGTTTCTGAGGTGTACAAAGCAGCATCACCGACAAAGTACCTGGATTCCAGAGCCGCTTTGAAACTTTTCAAGTGTTCAGATACCACCAGTTTGAAGCTGGTCTTATCCGTTACATTGCCACTGGCAGCCTTCATAAACAGGGGGATGCCTGCTTTGTTTTCTGTCATCAGAAGCAATATGGCCTGATTTAAATCCGGACGATGATCACGACTGTAGCCTTTGCACAACCTAATGCAGTTGAGGTCTTCATCGTCCTCTTCGCTGTCGCTGTTATAACGTCCATCGACGTGTATGCTGGTGCCGTCGAGATTTAGGGCATCGCATGGGAGCTTGAGATGTTTTACGACCTTGATAGCCAGTTCAAAATAGACTTTACTGACATTGAGTTCAAAGAGTTCATCCAGTGTCCTGCCAAGAACCTTGTCGTTTATATGCTCAGGCTTAATACCGGGCCTGATCAGTTTATCAAGAGGTTTATTGGCGAAGAACCGGGGAAACATATGCAGAGATTGTCCGGTAAAGCCCAGACCATTGATGATCATGGCAACGACAGACTCACCATGGGATATATGCCAGTCATCAGATACCTTGGGGGCTCTTTTATCGATATGTTCGGCAATTCCAAGCTCTTTGCACATTCCAGCCACTAAACCAAGGTGATCCATGACCTGACTGCGGTATTGAACAGGAGGCATAAGGGGGGGTCCTGATATTTGCTTATCTCATAAATAGCAGAATTCAGGAAAATGTCAGGTGAGGTGGTGAATGTCGGTGACAACCTGTTTGTGATTTTCTTTCGGTTGCGAATTATAGTTGAACTTCCTGATGTCCTCCTCGACGTAAAGGGTCGCCCAAACGGGCCGGGCCGCAGTTACCGTCGGGGCCTGTGTCTTATAAAAAAACCCGGATGTTTCCGGGTTTTTTTATGCCGAAAAAATTATTGGTCAGTAATATGTCTTATTGCCCCATGAAAAATCGGAACACGTTGCTCCCTAAGTTATTTTCCAAAGAAGGGCCATCGGGCAATTCGACAACATGGGGGTTATTGGGTTGCCCGGGGAACTGATCTGCCTGATAGGCATAAGTCCAGTGGTTGCCATTGACGAATACCAGTATCAAGGCATTATCAATATATTGAGATATATCAGCAGGGTTAATCTCTTCCGGTTTGCCCTCCTCCCACACAGTCACCTGCAAATCAGGGCTATGGTTGAATTGCGGGTGTATGACAACCACCCTTCTGTCGAATAACAGTGAAACGAAAGCAGCCATGGATATATCAACCCAGCCGTCCGGCCCGTCTGATGATATCTGGTCTAAAAGTTCCGGGACAATGGATATAATGCTTTCGGGAACATTATCATAGAAGCTTGAGGGGGAAGTAAGATAGTTCCATAAATGACGTCTGACGGTTTTTTCGTCGTAATGATCTGGTAATTGCTGTGCCAGCGCATGGGCAAAGCAGTGTCCATCGCTGGGAGTATTGCCCAATGTCAGCTGTGTTTGTTCGAGAAAATCATTGAGTTGCCGGGCATATTCAGACCCGTCTGTGGTCTTCGTGTTGAGTGTTTGATGAAAGGCCGATAGCCGGTTCGCAATATCTTCACGGGCCAGATGGTTAAATATGAATTTTCGTTCATAACCCTCTATGTAATGCATGTGAGGATGAACGATTGCGTTGCCAACCTCCATCGCATGAAAGATCAATGTCCAGAGTGCGCTGTGCAGGGGAGAGTAGCTATAAGCAGCAAGGAAATTTATGACATCAATCTCACTGTAGCCAGGGCGCAGAAAACCAAAACTGAACATCACCTGCAGCATTTTTGAAATGCTCTCGTCATCAGTGTCAAGCTTGGCAACCCCTTCATTGAGCAACTCAGGTGCTGTAATCGGAGAGTTAGCAACGACCTCCTTGATTCCTAGTGGAAGTTTTGGTTTACCTGCGCTGACCATAAAGAACCCCCGGGGTTTCTCGCTGTCATCCCTGCTGCGACGATCGGCATTGAGATCTGTGAAATCAGGTGTCGATGTAAAAGGGGCAACCTGACTTTCCATACCATACCATTGCTGTTGGATTTGCTCTCTTTTATATTTGTTTGCAGAGTCTGTCAGAGCTGAATAGCTGACTGCATGAAGCATAACAAGCTCCCGGGGGTTAGAGGGCAGTTGCGTCCTAACCTGATCCGGAAGCAATCGAACTAAAGCACTAATACTTGATATGTGCTGGTTAACAAACAGTGTCAGGGCTCGCTCCTTTTCTGGTTCCATCTTCCGTTCCTGCCTCAGTCGCTTCGACATCAAATGCAGCACTGTGAAAGTGTAAGTTGATTTTATGATTTCAAACACAGCTTTCTTTAGTTGAATGACTGAGTTGGATAATTTATGCATCTCCCAGGCAGCCAGCTCTGTCTCGGCATTGGCTGGCTTATTCTCCATAATTTCTAAAAACCTGGCTGTCGTCATATCGTCGAAGTCAGTTCCGCTTAGTTCTTTTGATAAAGCTTTAAAAAGATCAACCAGAGTAAAAGCCTCACCCAGACGAAGCCTATTAACGAGCCTGCCAACGAATTCTTCTTCCTGATCTGTCAAATTTAGCGAATTTTTTTGGGGTTCCTGGTGGCTGCTTGCTGCCTGATCTGACCACATTGTATCTGCCCACATTGTTGGATCAAGAGTTGGTATCGAATAAGCCAGGAGAAAGTCGCTTGGTCTTTTCGGTATATAGCACTCACTGTCGAGGAGCATAAGTCTTATCTGCATAGCCACTGAATAAAGCTCTGAGGTATTGTCACGTC contains these protein-coding regions:
- a CDS encoding IS66 family transposase, which translates into the protein MSQLTPEFQMIVALLAVVNELQEQVTVLSQQGAKLETENKELSARLNTNSRNSSKPPSSDGYAKPNAKAKDSLEATESDPKDEKPNPKSLRKKSGRKPGGQKGHKGSTLRQAAKAEHTHYHPVIDCEKCRCSLRSEKTVKLVERQVFEPGRFGHFEVTAHVAEVKKCSCGHVTQASFPEGVDSHVQYGPVTQALAVYLCQYQLVPYKRASQFFMDIFGLEVSPGSICTFQEKAYNQLASTEQAIADALKVEPIAGADETGMRVAGALWWMHVLRTEKWTMYHLDPSRGHSAIESMGILLAFAGILVHDHYKAYFRYAALHALCNAHHLRELQGVVDRDCNHLAARLQRLLRLACHLSNGFRKIGMKAMPEVIYQRIASLFERTARRALAEEAEYMERVRQRLGRDKVKNTKAFNLFKRLVEFKDETLRFMTDLNIPFDNNGSERDIRNGKVKQKISGCIRSKKGAKWYCRIRSYVSSARKQGQNVFEALLIAMKNYCGHPLLGAE
- a CDS encoding IS1634 family transposase gives rise to the protein MPPVQYRSQVMDHLGLVAGMCKELGIAEHIDKRAPKVSDDWHISHGESVVAMIINGLGFTGQSLHMFPRFFANKPLDKLIRPGIKPEHINDKVLGRTLDELFELNVSKVYFELAIKVVKHLKLPCDALNLDGTSIHVDGRYNSDSEEDDEDLNCIRLCKGYSRDHRPDLNQAILLLMTENKAGIPLFMKAASGNVTDKTSFKLVVSEHLKSFKAALESRYFVGDAALYTSETVKELDQQDQWFISRVPLNIGASKELVQSAPSRVMKAVEGFEHYEAVEVSSGYADVKQRWVMYRNKQSQETEQKALTRRMQKKSTKEFQRLEKLSKKAFRCKADAMEAFKQWQKQSELCQAEPQITSKPCYKGKGRPAEGAEPDHQEYYISGCCSVTVQTRRDAQASLGCFVLATNDTDTDRLNTAELLKTYKSQQQVERGFRFLKSPDFLVSSLYLKKPERIEALLMIMTLCLMVYAAIQHRIRYELKKQSRTFPDMKKKPGQNPTGRWVFSCFEGIHVWVIDGTEKHVVGITESQSTIIFILGSTYQSIYS
- a CDS encoding OTU domain-containing protein, with the translated sequence MLVLALLFTAFPVQAGNEEQKHYYQWVRKKLLDISLLIKSSHGAVSAEKVTPSGCNFVYWSKCRDNFYFYTHVREDLARTGYNEKTYQYLEMEKSAVQFTTRTSNVLSLHDLLEYEPEDPNATPSFWQFIDRHDIADKTDITGLLFQYLTEYPEKLIKLLHSNIIYPVPGFFSRRDNTSELYSVAMQIRLMLLDSECYIPKRPSDFLLAYSIPTLDPTMWADTMWSDQAASSHQEPQKNSLNLTDQEEEFVGRLVNRLRLGEAFTLVDLFKALSKELSGTDFDDMTTARFLEIMENKPANAETELAAWEMHKLSNSVIQLKKAVFEIIKSTYTFTVLHLMSKRLRQERKMEPEKERALTLFVNQHISSISALVRLLPDQVRTQLPSNPRELVMLHAVSYSALTDSANKYKREQIQQQWYGMESQVAPFTSTPDFTDLNADRRSRDDSEKPRGFFMVSAGKPKLPLGIKEVVANSPITAPELLNEGVAKLDTDDESISKMLQVMFSFGFLRPGYSEIDVINFLAAYSYSPLHSALWTLIFHAMEVGNAIVHPHMHYIEGYERKFIFNHLAREDIANRLSAFHQTLNTKTTDGSEYARQLNDFLEQTQLTLGNTPSDGHCFAHALAQQLPDHYDEKTVRRHLWNYLTSPSSFYDNVPESIISIVPELLDQISSDGPDGWVDISMAAFVSLLFDRRVVVIHPQFNHSPDLQVTVWEEGKPEEINPADISQYIDNALILVFVNGNHWTYAYQADQFPGQPNNPHVVELPDGPSLENNLGSNVFRFFMGQ